A region of Mesorhizobium sp. AR02 DNA encodes the following proteins:
- a CDS encoding ArsR/SmtB family transcription factor, giving the protein MSSQAQDDNVFKALAHPRRREMLDQLKDEPKTTGMLCDAFPDIDRCTVMLHLKVLEEAELIVARRDGRERWNHLNSLPIKQIHDRWISQYAGHALSIIDRLKSDLEA; this is encoded by the coding sequence ATGTCAAGCCAAGCCCAGGACGACAATGTTTTCAAGGCGCTGGCACATCCGCGCCGGCGCGAAATGCTCGATCAGCTGAAGGACGAGCCGAAGACCACCGGCATGCTGTGCGATGCCTTTCCCGACATCGACCGCTGCACCGTCATGCTGCATCTCAAGGTGCTGGAGGAGGCGGAGCTGATCGTCGCGCGCCGTGACGGACGCGAGCGCTGGAACCACCTCAATTCACTGCCGATCAAGCAGATCCACGACCGCTGGATCAGCCAGTATGCCGGCCATGCGCTCAGCATCATCGACCGGCTGAAGTCGGATCTGGAGGCGTAA
- a CDS encoding YebC/PmpR family DNA-binding transcriptional regulator, translated as MAGHSQFKNIMHRKGRQDAVRSKMFSKLAREITVAAKSGTPDPSMNPRLRLAIQNAKAVSMPKDNIQRAINKASMGDAENYEAVRYEGYGPGGVAVIVEALTDNRNRSASNVRAAFTKAGGAMGETGSVSFMWDRVGEIYYPASAGSADKVMEAAIEAGADDVESDEEGHTIYCAFENLGEVSKALEASLGEAESVKLIWRPQNNVPVDEERAQSLMKLVATLEDDDDVQSVYANFEVDDETLAKLSAA; from the coding sequence ATGGCTGGCCATTCACAGTTCAAGAACATCATGCACCGCAAGGGCCGTCAGGACGCGGTGCGGTCGAAAATGTTTTCCAAGCTGGCGCGCGAAATCACCGTGGCCGCCAAGAGCGGTACGCCCGACCCATCGATGAATCCACGCCTGCGACTGGCGATCCAGAACGCCAAGGCGGTGTCGATGCCGAAGGACAACATTCAGCGCGCCATCAACAAGGCGTCGATGGGCGACGCCGAAAACTACGAGGCGGTGCGCTACGAAGGCTATGGTCCAGGTGGCGTCGCCGTCATCGTCGAGGCCTTGACAGACAACCGCAACCGCTCGGCGTCGAATGTCCGCGCGGCCTTCACCAAGGCCGGCGGCGCGATGGGCGAAACCGGCTCGGTGTCCTTCATGTGGGACCGTGTTGGCGAAATCTATTATCCGGCCTCGGCCGGCAGCGCCGACAAGGTCATGGAAGCGGCGATCGAAGCCGGCGCCGACGACGTGGAAAGCGACGAGGAAGGCCACACGATCTATTGCGCCTTCGAGAATCTCGGCGAGGTGTCGAAGGCACTGGAAGCCTCGCTCGGCGAGGCAGAATCGGTGAAGCTGATCTGGCGGCCACAGAACAATGTTCCGGTCGACGAGGAGCGGGCACAATCACTGATGAAGCTGGTCGCCACGCTCGAGGACGACGATGACGTGCAAAGCGTCTACGCCAACTTCGAGGTCGACGACGAGACGCTGGCCAAGCTCAGCGCGGCGTGA
- a CDS encoding SelT/SelW/SelH family protein: protein MSEKPLPTIRITYCTQCQWLLRAGWMAQELLSTFGTDLGEVTLVPGTGGIFTISCNDVLVWDRKRDGGFPDAAKLKQLVRDVIDPDRDLGHSDRKGHTSKGHTQKDPA from the coding sequence ATGAGCGAGAAGCCGTTGCCCACCATCCGCATCACCTATTGCACGCAGTGCCAGTGGTTGCTGCGCGCCGGCTGGATGGCGCAGGAGCTGCTCTCCACCTTCGGCACCGATCTCGGCGAAGTCACGCTGGTGCCCGGCACCGGCGGCATCTTCACCATCTCCTGTAATGACGTGCTGGTCTGGGACCGCAAGCGCGATGGCGGCTTTCCGGACGCGGCAAAGCTCAAGCAGCTGGTGCGTGACGTGATCGACCCGGATCGCGATCTCGGTCATTCCGACCGCAAGGGCCACACGTCAAAGGGGCACACGCAAAAAGACCCCGCCTGA
- a CDS encoding DUF1772 domain-containing protein, translating into MTKLVPALTIIAAIGSGVVGGVFFAFSNFVMAALARLPVPSGIAAMNSINITVITPTFMTALFGTGLLCLVLIAAAIMGWSQSGSYWLLAGAVVYLIGNPIVTMVFNVPLNDALAAVDPASSNGAAVWANHLSQWVMWNHVRTITAIVAMACFIFALL; encoded by the coding sequence ATGACCAAGCTTGTTCCCGCCCTCACCATCATCGCCGCAATCGGCTCGGGCGTCGTCGGCGGCGTGTTCTTCGCCTTTTCCAACTTCGTCATGGCAGCACTTGCCCGCCTGCCCGTCCCGAGCGGCATCGCGGCGATGAATTCGATCAATATCACGGTGATCACGCCGACTTTCATGACGGCGCTCTTCGGCACCGGACTGCTCTGTCTGGTGCTTATCGCCGCCGCCATCATGGGCTGGAGCCAGTCCGGCTCTTACTGGCTGCTTGCCGGCGCGGTGGTCTACCTGATCGGCAACCCGATTGTGACCATGGTCTTCAACGTGCCGCTCAACGACGCGCTTGCCGCCGTCGACCCGGCCAGCAGCAACGGCGCCGCCGTGTGGGCGAACCACCTGAGCCAATGGGTGATGTGGAACCACGTCCGTACCATCACCGCCATCGTGGCGATGGCCTGCTTTATCTTCGCATTGCTCTAA
- a CDS encoding NAD(P)H-binding protein, producing the protein MTNTKPILILGGTGKTGRRLAERLTARGIPVRIGSRSAAPRFDWEAPASWAPALEGVSAVYISYYPDIAVPGAAEVIGAFARLAVRHGVRRLVLLSGRGEHEAQRAEEMLKTSGADWTILRCAWFSQNFSEGFLVEPLLAGEVALPVGPVGEPFVDVDDIADAAEAVLTQPGHLGQLYELTGPRLLSFADAVAEIDKAAGRDIRFVRISHDEFTAAVTSHELPPEIVWLLDELFTQVLDGRNESLTDGVQRVLGRAPKDFSAYATETAATGIWSN; encoded by the coding sequence ATGACCAACACCAAACCAATCCTGATTCTCGGCGGCACCGGCAAGACCGGCCGCCGTCTCGCCGAGCGGCTGACCGCGCGCGGCATTCCGGTACGGATCGGTTCCCGTTCCGCCGCGCCGCGTTTCGACTGGGAAGCTCCCGCAAGCTGGGCTCCTGCACTCGAGGGCGTCAGCGCGGTGTACATCAGCTACTATCCCGACATCGCAGTGCCGGGCGCCGCCGAAGTGATTGGTGCATTCGCCCGCCTTGCCGTGCGGCATGGCGTTCGCCGGCTGGTGCTTTTGTCGGGCCGCGGCGAGCACGAGGCGCAGCGCGCCGAAGAGATGCTGAAGACTTCCGGGGCCGACTGGACGATCCTGCGCTGCGCCTGGTTCTCGCAGAATTTCAGCGAAGGCTTTCTCGTCGAGCCGCTGCTGGCGGGCGAGGTCGCACTGCCGGTCGGACCGGTCGGCGAACCCTTTGTCGATGTCGACGACATCGCCGACGCCGCCGAAGCGGTGCTGACCCAGCCCGGTCATCTCGGCCAGCTCTATGAGCTCACGGGGCCGCGGCTGTTGAGCTTCGCCGACGCGGTCGCTGAGATTGACAAGGCGGCAGGACGCGACATCCGCTTTGTCAGAATTTCGCATGACGAGTTCACGGCCGCTGTCACGTCGCATGAACTGCCACCCGAAATCGTCTGGCTGCTCGATGAGCTGTTCACCCAGGTGCTCGACGGCCGCAACGAGTCGCTCACCGACGGCGTACAGCGCGTGCTTGGCCGTGCGCCGAAAGACTTTTCCGCCTACGCAACCGAAACCGCCGCAACCGGCATCTGGAGCAACTGA
- a CDS encoding TetR/AcrR family transcriptional regulator: protein MEGTPANEQMASPRRAPSQQRSRERVERMLAAASALITEQGSDAMRMGEVAERAGVSIGSLYQFFPDKRAIIWALAERYTAESQACISAELKDVSDAEGLRRAFSKLVDIYYRLFLAEPVMRDIWSGTQADKALRQLELADSRANAEFLVAVLKRLRPGADPVSLETTAFLIWQMGEAAMRLAISVDRQEGDRLVAAYKRMALRELTGD from the coding sequence ATGGAAGGCACGCCGGCCAATGAGCAGATGGCTTCGCCACGGCGGGCGCCAAGCCAGCAACGCAGTCGCGAGCGGGTCGAGCGCATGCTGGCCGCAGCCTCGGCACTGATCACCGAGCAAGGCAGCGATGCCATGCGCATGGGCGAAGTCGCCGAACGGGCAGGGGTATCGATCGGCTCGCTCTACCAGTTCTTTCCCGACAAGCGGGCGATCATCTGGGCGTTGGCCGAGCGCTACACCGCCGAAAGCCAGGCCTGCATCTCGGCCGAACTCAAGGATGTCAGCGATGCCGAAGGCCTGCGGCGGGCTTTCTCGAAGTTGGTCGACATCTATTATCGGCTGTTCCTGGCCGAGCCGGTGATGCGCGACATCTGGTCGGGCACGCAGGCCGACAAGGCGCTGCGCCAACTCGAACTCGCCGACAGCCGGGCCAACGCTGAATTCCTTGTAGCGGTGCTGAAGCGATTGCGTCCCGGTGCCGACCCGGTCTCCCTGGAGACGACCGCATTTCTCATCTGGCAGATGGGCGAGGCCGCGATGCGGCTGGCGATCTCGGTCGACCGGCAGGAAGGCGACAGGCTGGTCGCCGCCTACAAGCGCATGGCGCTGCGGGAACTGACCGGAGACTGA
- a CDS encoding helix-turn-helix domain-containing protein, whose protein sequence is MIFIPLPFVVALLLVILLVQMIRRNEADLREHIAFMLLMAAYALQSVLIGIRWGYDVRAMMPVQSVLATLIAPLAWIAFSGLTKERSEHRLARLWPHLLPACLVALLLIFWREPVGPVIILVFLSYGFALLWLALAGPDVLVESRLDGVLRSYRSLWVTALALLASPITDIIISFDMQWTGGAHSGAVIAGGNVLALLLLGGAAAVASETAAPDEDEEEEPQLQTAPRATSEDSAIAAAVDALMQSKELYKDVDLNLGRIARRLGLPARQVSSAINRIHGSSVSQYVNNQRIDEARRLLATTDEPITRIMFDAGFLSKSNFNREFLRITGLSPKAWRLEHQPPGGAMSVTSLSATSLPATSLPATSLPATSLPATSLPATSLPEGGK, encoded by the coding sequence ATGATCTTCATTCCCTTGCCGTTCGTCGTTGCCCTGCTGCTCGTCATCCTGCTTGTGCAGATGATCCGCCGAAACGAGGCCGATCTGCGCGAGCACATCGCCTTCATGCTGCTGATGGCCGCCTATGCCTTGCAGTCGGTGCTGATCGGCATCCGCTGGGGTTATGATGTCAGGGCAATGATGCCGGTCCAGTCGGTGCTGGCGACGCTGATCGCACCGCTTGCCTGGATCGCCTTCAGCGGCTTGACGAAGGAACGATCGGAGCATCGCCTGGCACGGCTGTGGCCGCATCTGCTGCCGGCCTGCCTGGTTGCCTTGCTGCTGATCTTCTGGCGCGAGCCGGTTGGGCCGGTGATCATCCTTGTGTTCCTGTCATATGGGTTCGCGCTTCTTTGGCTTGCACTGGCTGGCCCCGATGTCCTTGTCGAATCGCGCCTCGACGGCGTCTTGCGGTCCTACCGATCGCTGTGGGTGACGGCGCTGGCGCTCCTCGCGTCACCGATCACCGACATCATCATCAGTTTCGACATGCAATGGACCGGCGGTGCTCATTCCGGCGCGGTGATTGCCGGCGGCAACGTGCTGGCGCTGCTGCTGCTTGGGGGTGCTGCCGCCGTCGCCAGCGAAACCGCCGCACCGGACGAAGACGAGGAAGAAGAGCCTCAGCTGCAAACCGCACCACGGGCAACCAGCGAAGACTCCGCGATCGCGGCGGCGGTCGACGCGCTGATGCAGTCGAAGGAACTCTACAAGGATGTCGATCTCAACCTTGGGCGCATCGCCAGGCGGCTCGGCCTGCCAGCACGGCAAGTGTCGTCGGCGATCAATCGCATCCACGGATCGAGCGTGTCGCAATATGTCAACAACCAGCGGATCGACGAGGCGCGCCGCCTGCTGGCGACGACGGACGAACCGATCACCCGCATCATGTTCGACGCCGGTTTCCTCAGCAAATCGAACTTCAACCGCGAGTTCCTGCGCATCACCGGCCTGAGCCCGAAGGCATGGCGGCTTGAGCACCAGCCGCCAGGCGGTGCGATGTCGGTCACATCCTTGTCGGCCACATCCTTACCAGCCACATCCTTACCAGCCACATCTTTGCCGGCCACATCTTTGCCGGCCACATCTTTGCCGGCCACATCTTTGCCGGAGGGTGGAAAATGA
- the rpmE gene encoding 50S ribosomal protein L31 produces MKSAIHPDYHTIKVVMTDGTEYTTRSTWGKEGDTMNLDIDPTTHPAWTGGQQTLLDRGGRLSKFKKRFEGFGL; encoded by the coding sequence ATGAAGAGCGCTATTCATCCCGACTACCACACCATCAAGGTCGTCATGACCGACGGCACCGAATACACGACCCGTTCGACCTGGGGCAAGGAAGGCGATACGATGAACCTCGATATCGACCCGACCACGCACCCGGCCTGGACCGGCGGCCAGCAGACCCTGCTCGACCGCGGCGGCCGTCTGTCGAAGTTCAAGAAGCGTTTCGAAGGTTTCGGCCTCTAA
- a CDS encoding ABC transporter transmembrane domain-containing protein, producing MVQSSSADERRRSLKPLRRLFPYITGYRTLVVGALISLAIAAATTLALPLAVRRMIDHGFSSSSTTFIAEYFAALVAMAAVLAAASASRYYFVITLGERVVADIRRDVFAHVTTLSPAFFDTAQSGEIVSRLAADTTQVKSAVGATASVALRNVILGLGAVGMMVITSPKLSGLVIAAIPIIVLPLVAFGRSVRRKSRQAQDTLADATAYASEQIGAVRTLQAFTNEKLVTGRFSGAVEVAFEAARSSIFARSFLTFFAIFTIFSSVVAVLWFGSRDVLDGTISPGTLGQFLLYSVFAAGALGALSEVWGELAQAAGAAERLTEILAEKPAIQAPSDPKPLPAVAKGAIVFDDVSFSYPARPDRAAVHGLSFQVMPGETVAIVGPSGAGKSTVFSLILRFYDPETGKILIDGVDVREADPVSVRERIAIVPQDVTIFAASARDNIGFGRPGAGNAEIETAAKDALADEFILKLENGYDSQVGERGVTLSGGQRQRVAIARAILRDAPILLLDEATSALDAESETLVQMALERLMQGRTTIVIAHRLATVLKADRILVMDGGRIVEEGTHQSLVAKGGIYARLAKLQFETGASAFRGAAE from the coding sequence ATGGTGCAATCAAGCAGCGCAGACGAGCGCCGACGCTCGCTCAAGCCGCTCAGGCGCCTGTTCCCCTATATCACTGGATATCGCACGCTGGTCGTCGGCGCCCTTATCTCGCTGGCCATCGCGGCGGCAACGACATTGGCGCTGCCACTGGCCGTGCGGCGCATGATCGACCATGGTTTCTCGTCGTCCAGCACCACATTCATCGCCGAGTACTTTGCCGCATTGGTGGCGATGGCCGCCGTGCTGGCGGCGGCATCGGCCAGCCGCTATTATTTCGTCATCACGCTTGGTGAGCGCGTCGTCGCCGATATCAGGCGCGATGTCTTTGCCCATGTGACGACGCTGTCGCCTGCCTTCTTCGACACCGCCCAGTCGGGCGAGATCGTGTCGCGGCTCGCCGCCGACACCACGCAGGTCAAATCGGCGGTAGGCGCCACGGCTTCGGTCGCGCTGCGCAACGTCATCCTCGGCCTCGGCGCGGTGGGGATGATGGTCATCACCAGCCCGAAACTGTCGGGGCTGGTCATCGCCGCCATTCCAATCATCGTGCTGCCGCTGGTCGCCTTCGGCCGCTCGGTGCGACGCAAGTCAAGGCAGGCGCAGGACACGCTTGCCGATGCCACAGCCTATGCCAGCGAGCAGATCGGCGCGGTACGCACGCTGCAGGCCTTCACCAACGAGAAACTGGTCACCGGACGCTTTTCGGGCGCGGTGGAGGTTGCCTTCGAGGCGGCGCGCTCCTCGATCTTCGCGCGCTCCTTTCTCACCTTCTTTGCCATTTTCACCATTTTCTCGTCCGTCGTCGCGGTGCTCTGGTTCGGCTCGCGCGACGTCCTCGACGGCACGATATCGCCGGGCACGCTTGGCCAGTTCCTGCTCTATTCGGTGTTCGCCGCCGGCGCGCTCGGCGCGCTGTCGGAAGTCTGGGGCGAACTTGCCCAGGCGGCAGGTGCGGCCGAGCGGCTGACCGAGATCCTGGCCGAGAAACCGGCGATCCAGGCGCCGTCCGATCCGAAGCCGTTGCCGGCGGTCGCCAAGGGCGCGATCGTCTTCGACGACGTCTCCTTCTCCTATCCAGCGAGGCCCGACCGTGCCGCCGTCCACGGCTTGAGTTTTCAGGTCATGCCCGGCGAGACGGTGGCCATCGTCGGCCCCTCTGGAGCCGGCAAGAGCACGGTCTTTTCGCTGATCCTGCGTTTCTATGATCCCGAAACCGGCAAGATCCTGATCGATGGCGTCGACGTGCGCGAGGCCGATCCCGTCTCGGTGCGCGAGCGCATCGCCATCGTGCCGCAGGACGTCACCATCTTCGCGGCAAGCGCGCGCGACAATATCGGCTTTGGCCGACCGGGTGCAGGCAATGCCGAGATCGAGACAGCGGCGAAGGATGCGCTGGCCGACGAATTCATCCTCAAGCTCGAGAATGGCTATGACAGCCAGGTCGGCGAGCGCGGCGTGACGCTGTCCGGCGGCCAGCGCCAGCGTGTGGCGATCGCCCGCGCCATCCTGCGCGACGCGCCGATCCTGCTGCTCGACGAAGCCACCTCGGCACTCGACGCCGAAAGCGAGACGCTGGTGCAGATGGCGCTGGAACGGCTGATGCAGGGCCGCACCACCATCGTCATCGCCCACCGGCTGGCGACGGTGCTGAAGGCCGACCGGATCCTGGTCATGGATGGCGGCCGCATCGTCGAGGAAGGCACGCATCAGAGCCTGGTCGCCAAGGGCGGCATCTATGCCAGGCTGGCCAAGCTGCAGTTCGAGACCGGCGCCAGCGCCTTCAGGGGTGCTGCGGAATAG
- a CDS encoding Kelch repeat-containing protein: protein MKTKLLVSAAVISLALNLAPAFAQEGTWRMGTPMPQPQSENSSAVVGNQWFVIGGIDVPEVMPVGTVVMYDENTKTWSQRAAMPEPAHHTATVAYDGKVYVFGGFVGKPGTKEWQPTADAFVYEPKTDSWSKLPPMPTARGAAAAVVLDGKIYVVGGAHAHEDGRDMKEPLWAGVPNIVGRTVEVYDPASGIWASRAPMQTGRNHFLAAAVGGKIYAIDGRIGLPFVTKSDVTDLVEEYDPKSDSWTYKGRSPTPRGGVSGGAYGWKIYVTGGEYQDAAGKRTFWALEAYDPATDTWQTLPHMQIARHGFVAGFIGSEFHVAGGSFQSDGMPGINAQMNTHEFYTVPK, encoded by the coding sequence ATGAAGACGAAATTGCTGGTTTCCGCTGCTGTGATCAGTCTGGCACTTAATCTTGCGCCAGCGTTCGCCCAGGAGGGCACGTGGCGGATGGGAACACCGATGCCACAGCCTCAGAGCGAGAATTCCAGCGCTGTGGTGGGCAACCAGTGGTTCGTCATTGGCGGCATCGACGTGCCGGAGGTCATGCCCGTTGGCACGGTTGTGATGTATGACGAAAATACGAAGACCTGGTCGCAGAGAGCGGCAATGCCTGAGCCGGCTCATCATACCGCAACTGTGGCTTACGACGGCAAAGTCTACGTGTTCGGTGGATTCGTCGGAAAGCCGGGCACCAAGGAATGGCAACCGACCGCGGATGCTTTTGTATACGAACCGAAGACCGACAGCTGGTCCAAGCTTCCGCCTATGCCAACGGCCCGTGGAGCGGCGGCGGCTGTGGTACTCGACGGAAAAATCTACGTCGTCGGCGGCGCGCATGCCCATGAGGATGGCCGCGACATGAAGGAGCCCCTTTGGGCTGGTGTTCCCAACATCGTCGGCAGGACTGTCGAGGTCTACGACCCCGCCTCCGGCATCTGGGCAAGCCGGGCTCCGATGCAGACCGGCCGCAATCATTTTCTCGCCGCCGCTGTTGGTGGGAAGATTTATGCGATTGACGGTCGAATTGGTCTGCCCTTCGTAACCAAGAGCGACGTCACCGATCTGGTCGAGGAATACGATCCAAAATCCGATTCCTGGACCTACAAGGGCCGTTCCCCCACACCGCGGGGCGGGGTGTCGGGCGGTGCCTATGGTTGGAAGATCTATGTGACGGGTGGCGAGTACCAGGACGCAGCGGGCAAGCGCACATTCTGGGCGCTTGAGGCCTACGATCCCGCGACCGACACGTGGCAGACTCTGCCGCATATGCAGATTGCCCGCCACGGCTTCGTAGCCGGTTTCATTGGCAGCGAGTTCCACGTAGCCGGTGGCTCCTTCCAGTCCGACGGCATGCCGGGAATCAATGCCCAGATGAACACCCACGAGTTCTACACCGTACCCAAGTAG
- a CDS encoding LysR substrate-binding domain-containing protein, translating into MHKPELRELIAFAEVARQLNFTRAAAALGVSLPSFSQTLRGLEEKLGVRLLTRTTRSVSLTEAGEELLANIGPILSGLDSVLDGLNKFRSATGGRLRILGSRTATTVLIAPLIGRFLTKHPEIELEIIVDDLHLDLVEHRIDAGIQVGERIEKDMIAVRIADPFNEVLFAAKDYLLAHGEPSAPSALVDHWCVRLRSPWDGTIRPWTLHKGAEKAEPVTGTHVVANDLRAVASAIAGGAGIGLVPTVLLQDELRSGRVVTVLDGWASQISGIYLYYPSRRQIPAALAALITFMKQNRSAPISACTEKATGAAES; encoded by the coding sequence ATGCACAAGCCAGAATTGCGGGAGCTCATCGCCTTCGCGGAGGTTGCTCGGCAATTGAATTTTACCAGGGCCGCCGCAGCACTGGGGGTGTCGCTGCCCAGTTTCAGCCAAACGCTGAGGGGTCTGGAAGAGAAGCTCGGCGTGAGACTGCTCACACGAACCACCCGTAGCGTGTCGTTGACCGAGGCGGGCGAAGAGCTTCTTGCCAACATAGGCCCGATATTGAGCGGGCTGGACAGTGTCCTCGATGGATTGAACAAGTTCCGTAGCGCTACGGGTGGAAGACTGAGAATTCTAGGTTCACGGACGGCAACAACCGTTCTGATAGCCCCTCTTATCGGCCGCTTCCTTACAAAGCACCCCGAAATTGAACTCGAAATCATCGTCGATGATCTTCATCTTGATCTGGTGGAACACCGCATCGACGCCGGCATTCAGGTCGGAGAACGCATCGAGAAGGACATGATCGCCGTTCGGATCGCCGATCCCTTCAACGAAGTTCTCTTTGCTGCGAAAGACTACCTGCTGGCTCACGGCGAGCCCAGCGCGCCCAGCGCGCTCGTCGATCACTGGTGCGTTCGCCTTCGATCCCCGTGGGACGGCACAATTCGACCCTGGACCCTGCACAAGGGGGCCGAGAAGGCCGAACCAGTCACCGGCACGCACGTCGTGGCCAACGATCTCCGTGCGGTTGCCAGCGCGATTGCCGGAGGCGCCGGAATCGGCCTGGTGCCAACTGTTCTTCTGCAGGATGAGCTGCGATCGGGGCGCGTCGTGACTGTCCTCGATGGGTGGGCTTCCCAGATCTCCGGGATCTACTTGTACTATCCCAGCCGCCGACAGATTCCTGCAGCCCTTGCTGCCCTTATAACGTTCATGAAGCAGAACAGGTCCGCGCCAATATCCGCCTGCACCGAAAAGGCCACAGGCGCGGCAGAATCCTAG
- a CDS encoding GlcG/HbpS family heme-binding protein: MSMSKWAATAAAIGFFSVATSALASDADVYGPDITLSEAKQVAAGAVKECAVNKWLMAIAVVDTHGALVYYEKADNTEVASAQIALDKAASAALYKRPTRDFFDVTAKMGPFMLNMDHVIAAPGGIPVMKDGKIIGAISASGGTGAQDEQCAKAGLAGL, translated from the coding sequence ATGTCTATGTCAAAATGGGCCGCCACAGCCGCGGCCATTGGCTTTTTCTCGGTTGCCACCTCCGCACTTGCCAGCGACGCTGACGTTTATGGTCCCGACATCACTCTGTCGGAGGCCAAGCAGGTTGCCGCCGGCGCTGTCAAGGAATGCGCGGTCAACAAGTGGCTCATGGCCATCGCCGTCGTCGATACGCACGGCGCCCTAGTCTACTACGAAAAGGCAGATAACACCGAGGTGGCGAGCGCCCAGATCGCCTTGGACAAAGCAGCTTCGGCAGCCCTCTACAAGCGTCCGACACGCGACTTCTTCGATGTCACCGCCAAGATGGGTCCGTTCATGCTGAACATGGATCACGTCATCGCGGCGCCTGGCGGCATTCCGGTCATGAAGGACGGCAAGATCATCGGTGCGATCTCGGCGAGTGGCGGCACGGGCGCGCAGGACGAGCAGTGCGCCAAGGCCGGCCTTGCCGGCCTTTGA